The nucleotide sequence TTCAAATATTTTACCTATATAAAGACCTATAATTCCTAAAAAAAAGAATGTTACGGCAAATAAAAATAGCATACTAATAATTAATGAAGTCCAACCTGTCATAACAACAAAACCCATAATTTTAAAAACTATTGCACCGATGACTCCCAAAAAACAAGCAAATATACAAAATAGTGAAAAAAAGATCATAAAATAAATAGGTGCAGTTGAAAAAGAAATTATATTTTCAAGTGCAAAAATTGTTAATTTTTTGTAATTATATTTTGTTTTTCCGGCATTACGTTGTCTTCGTATGAATAAAACAGATTTTTTAGGTAATCCTGACCAGTAAATTAAACCGCGCACAAATTTACTTTTTTCGGGTAATTGATTGAATATATTTATTGCACGCTTACTTAAAAGACAAAAATCACCAGTGTCTTTTGGCATATCTATTTTTGTAAGTATTTTAAATATTGGATAAAATGCTTTTGAAGTTATTTTTTTGAGCCATGATTCTTTTAATCTTTTTGATCTTTGTCCATAAACTATATCAATATTGTTTATATATTCTTTTTCAAATTCTAAAATTAATTCAGG is from Candidatus Dependentiae bacterium and encodes:
- a CDS encoding glycosyltransferase family 2 protein, giving the protein MNDIKHTNLLSIVTPIFNEEENIITHYNELKQVLSKLKFFKNYELIFVNDGSYDNSINILKNIAINDPKLKIISFIKNFGHESATTAGINNSSGDAVVIIDGDLQDPPELILEFEKEYINNIDIVYGQRSKRLKESWLKKITSKAFYPIFKILTKIDMPKDTGDFCLLSKRAINIFNQLPEKSKFVRGLIYWSGLPKKSVLFIRRQRNAGKTKYNYKKLTIFALENIISFSTAPIYFMIFFSLFCIFACFLGVIGAIVFKIMGFVVMTGWTSLIISMLFLFAVTFFFLGIIGLYIGKIFEEIKQRPTYLIDEKINF